One segment of Comamonas thiooxydans DNA contains the following:
- the rpsA gene encoding 30S ribosomal protein S1, translating to MSESFAALFEESLTRTEMRPGEVITAEVVRVEHNFVVVNAGLKSEAYVPLDEFKNDQGEVEVQVGDFVSVAIGSIENGYGDTILSRDTAKRLASWLSLEKALESGEFVTGTTSGKVKGGLTVLVNGIRAFLPGSLIDTRPIKDLTPYENKTLEFKVIKLDRKRNNVVLSRRAVVEASMGEERAKLMETLKEGAIVQGVVKNITEYGAFVDLGGIDGLLHITDMAWRRVRHPSEVVTAGQEITAKILKFDTEKNRVSLGLKQMGDDPWMGVARRYPSATRLFGKVTNIADYGAFVELEPGIEGLVHVSEMDWTNKNIAPTKLVSLGDEVEVMVLEIDEDKRRISLGMKQCKANPWQEFAQNTKRGDRVKGPIKSITDFGVFVGLAAGIDGLVHLSDLSWNEAGEAAVRNYKKGQEVEAIVLAVDVERERISLGIKQLDSDPFTTFVTVNDKGQVVTGKVKTVDAKGAEIDLGEDIIGYLRASEISQDRVEDARSVLKEGDEVTAVVVNVDRKSRNIQLSIKQKDHAEQQVAMASLSAQSSKENAGTTSLGALLRAKLDADK from the coding sequence ATGTCTGAATCTTTTGCCGCCCTTTTTGAAGAGTCGTTGACACGCACCGAAATGCGTCCTGGCGAAGTTATCACCGCTGAAGTCGTGCGCGTTGAGCACAACTTCGTGGTGGTGAACGCCGGCCTGAAGTCGGAAGCCTACGTGCCCCTCGACGAGTTCAAGAACGACCAGGGCGAAGTCGAAGTCCAAGTGGGTGACTTCGTGTCCGTGGCCATCGGCTCCATCGAAAACGGCTACGGCGACACCATCCTGTCCCGTGACACCGCCAAGCGTCTGGCTTCCTGGCTGTCGCTGGAAAAGGCTCTGGAATCCGGCGAATTCGTGACCGGCACCACTTCCGGCAAGGTCAAGGGCGGCCTGACCGTTCTGGTCAACGGCATCCGCGCTTTCCTGCCCGGTTCGCTGATCGACACACGTCCCATCAAGGACCTGACTCCCTACGAAAACAAGACCCTGGAATTCAAGGTCATCAAGCTGGATCGCAAGCGCAACAACGTGGTGCTGTCGCGCCGCGCTGTGGTGGAAGCCTCCATGGGCGAAGAGCGCGCCAAGCTGATGGAAACCCTGAAGGAAGGCGCTATCGTTCAGGGCGTGGTCAAGAACATCACCGAATACGGTGCGTTCGTGGACCTGGGCGGTATCGACGGCCTGCTGCACATCACCGACATGGCATGGCGCCGTGTGCGTCACCCCTCCGAAGTGGTGACTGCTGGCCAGGAAATCACTGCCAAGATCCTGAAGTTCGACACCGAAAAGAACCGCGTGTCCCTGGGCCTGAAGCAAATGGGCGACGATCCCTGGATGGGCGTGGCTCGCCGCTACCCCTCCGCCACCCGTCTGTTCGGCAAGGTCACCAACATTGCTGACTACGGCGCATTCGTGGAACTGGAACCCGGCATCGAAGGCCTGGTGCACGTTTCCGAAATGGACTGGACCAACAAGAACATCGCTCCCACCAAGCTCGTGTCCCTGGGCGACGAAGTGGAAGTCATGGTTCTGGAAATCGACGAAGACAAGCGTCGCATCTCCCTGGGCATGAAGCAGTGCAAGGCTAACCCCTGGCAAGAATTCGCCCAGAACACCAAGCGCGGCGACCGCGTGAAGGGCCCCATCAAGTCCATCACCGACTTCGGCGTGTTCGTGGGTCTGGCTGCCGGTATCGACGGCCTGGTGCACCTGTCTGACCTGTCGTGGAACGAAGCCGGCGAAGCCGCTGTTCGTAACTACAAGAAGGGTCAAGAAGTCGAAGCCATCGTGCTGGCCGTGGACGTTGAGCGCGAGCGCATCTCCCTGGGCATCAAGCAGCTGGACAGCGACCCCTTCACGACCTTCGTGACCGTGAACGACAAGGGCCAAGTTGTGACCGGCAAGGTCAAGACTGTGGACGCCAAGGGCGCTGAAATCGACCTGGGTGAAGACATCATCGGCTACCTGCGCGCTTCCGAAATCTCGCAAGACCGGGTGGAAGATGCTCGTTCCGTCCTGAAGGAAGGCGACGAAGTGACTGCCGTGGTGGTGAACGTGGATCGCAAGAGCCGCAACATCCAGCTGTCCATCAAGCAAAAGGATCACGCTGAACAGCAAGTCGCCATGGCTTCCCTGTCGGCTCAGTCCTCCAAGGAAAACGCTGGTACCACCAGCCTGGGCGCTCTGCTGCGCGCCAAGCTGGACGCTGACAAGTAA
- a CDS encoding bifunctional 3-phosphoshikimate 1-carboxyvinyltransferase/cytidylate kinase, translating into MFTTEFLDLPALDSANGSVSLPGSKSISNRVLLLAALSQGTTTIHDLLDSDDTRVMLAGLKQLGCRISPDAVTPGQAIDVTGIGGQLPAGTKATLFLGNAGTAMRPLTAALSVLGGDFEMTGVPRMYERPIGDLVDALRQLGCKIDYLKDEGFPPLKIGQPDFSQLGSESIKVRGDVSSQFLTSLLMALPLLAKERDITIEVVGELISKPYIHITLELLARFGIAVKNDSWQRFVIPAGCRYQSPGAIHVEADASSASYFIALGAIATGTTDDADADNAPQPKSIRILGVGQDSIQGDIRFIEAAQAMGAQIESGPNWLQVSRGSWPLKAIDLDCNHIPDAAMTLGTMALYADGVTTLRNIASWRVKETDRIAAMAIELRKLGASVEEGADYIRITPPAGKTAWKAASIHTYDDHRVAMCFSLAAFNPAKLPVRIEDPKCVAKTFPDYFEALFSVSEAEREHIPVICIDGPTASGKGTIAAEVARALGYQLLDSGALYRITGLAASRAGMTLDESNEETIAEMALDMPVRFDAQQRVWLGDEDISLAIRSEEAGMNASRVSALPAVRTALVDLQLSFQALPGLVADGRDMGTVIFPHAPLKVYLWASAQCRAERRYKQLISKGISANMSTLLADLEARDARDMNRSTAPLKPAEDSLQLDSSEMTIEEVVAQVLSWWQERQPFGRP; encoded by the coding sequence ATGTTCACCACCGAATTTCTGGACCTGCCCGCACTGGACTCCGCCAACGGCAGCGTCAGCCTGCCCGGCTCCAAAAGCATCTCCAATCGCGTGCTGCTGCTGGCGGCGCTGAGCCAGGGCACCACCACCATTCACGACCTGCTGGACTCGGACGACACCCGCGTCATGCTGGCCGGACTCAAGCAGCTGGGCTGCCGGATCAGTCCCGATGCCGTCACCCCCGGCCAGGCGATTGACGTCACCGGCATCGGCGGCCAGCTGCCAGCCGGCACCAAGGCGACACTGTTCCTGGGCAATGCCGGCACGGCCATGCGCCCGCTGACTGCGGCGCTGTCGGTGCTGGGCGGCGACTTCGAGATGACAGGCGTTCCCCGCATGTATGAACGCCCCATCGGCGACCTGGTCGATGCGCTGCGCCAACTGGGCTGCAAGATCGACTATCTGAAGGATGAAGGCTTTCCGCCCCTGAAGATCGGCCAGCCCGACTTCAGCCAGCTAGGCAGCGAATCCATCAAGGTGCGCGGCGATGTCTCCAGTCAGTTCCTGACCTCGCTGCTGATGGCCCTGCCCTTGCTGGCCAAGGAACGCGACATCACCATCGAAGTGGTGGGCGAGCTGATCTCCAAGCCCTATATCCACATCACGCTGGAGCTGCTGGCGCGCTTCGGCATTGCCGTGAAAAACGATAGCTGGCAGCGCTTCGTGATCCCCGCAGGCTGTCGCTACCAGTCACCGGGTGCCATCCATGTGGAGGCCGATGCCTCCTCCGCCAGCTATTTCATCGCACTGGGCGCGATTGCCACCGGCACCACCGATGATGCGGATGCAGACAATGCGCCGCAGCCCAAGAGCATCCGCATTCTGGGTGTGGGCCAGGACTCGATCCAGGGCGATATCCGCTTCATCGAGGCCGCCCAGGCCATGGGCGCACAGATCGAGAGCGGCCCCAACTGGCTGCAGGTCAGCCGTGGCAGCTGGCCTCTGAAGGCCATCGACCTCGATTGCAACCATATTCCCGACGCTGCCATGACGCTGGGCACCATGGCGCTGTATGCCGACGGCGTGACCACGCTGCGCAACATCGCCAGCTGGCGCGTCAAGGAAACCGACCGCATTGCCGCCATGGCGATCGAGTTGCGCAAGCTCGGCGCCTCGGTGGAAGAAGGTGCTGACTACATCCGCATCACGCCGCCCGCCGGCAAGACCGCCTGGAAAGCGGCCAGCATCCACACCTATGACGACCACCGCGTCGCCATGTGCTTCTCCCTGGCGGCCTTCAACCCGGCCAAGCTGCCCGTGCGCATCGAAGACCCCAAATGTGTGGCCAAGACCTTCCCCGACTATTTCGAGGCGCTGTTCTCCGTCAGCGAAGCCGAGCGCGAGCATATTCCCGTGATCTGCATCGATGGGCCCACGGCCTCCGGCAAGGGCACGATTGCCGCAGAAGTCGCCAGGGCCCTGGGCTACCAGTTGCTGGACTCCGGCGCGCTGTATCGCATCACCGGCCTGGCCGCATCGCGTGCCGGCATGACGCTTGACGAATCGAACGAGGAAACCATTGCCGAGATGGCGCTGGACATGCCCGTGCGCTTCGATGCGCAGCAGCGTGTCTGGCTCGGCGACGAGGACATTAGCCTGGCCATTCGCAGCGAAGAAGCCGGCATGAATGCCTCGCGCGTATCGGCCCTGCCTGCCGTGCGCACCGCGCTGGTGGATCTGCAGCTGTCCTTCCAGGCCCTGCCCGGGCTGGTTGCCGATGGCCGCGACATGGGTACGGTCATCTTCCCTCACGCCCCGCTGAAGGTCTATTTGTGGGCATCTGCCCAGTGCCGCGCCGAGCGCCGATATAAACAGTTGATTTCCAAAGGAATTTCAGCTAATATGTCCACCCTTTTGGCAGACCTTGAGGCGCGCGACGCCCGCGACATGAATCGCAGCACCGCTCCGCTCAAGCCCGCCGAGGATTCTTTGCAGCTCGACAGCTCCGAGATGACCATTGAAGAAGTGGTTGCCCAGGTGCTGTCGTGGTGGCAGGAACGCCAGCCGTTCGGTCGTCCTTGA
- a CDS encoding prephenate dehydrogenase/arogenate dehydrogenase family protein, with product MATQELQPFEQLGLIGCGLMGGSFALALKKAGLVKRVVGYSKSPSTTERARQMGVIDVEAPSALLAAAGADLVLLAVPVAATEATLKSIKHLVTPQMMIMDVGSTKVDVVQAARSALRDQIGSFVPAHPITGKEVAGVEHADVKLYQGAQVVLTPTERTLTAHLAKAQALWQALGCKVTAMSPETHDSALATVSHLPHLLAFAMMQSVLSQPGADDMLALAGPGFRDFTRIGAGDPKLWRDVLLANRDQVLAQSRQFRQALEQLEGLMQANDGQGLQDRLTLASAARAEWTMGGKRGS from the coding sequence ATGGCGACTCAGGAATTGCAGCCGTTCGAGCAGCTCGGCTTGATCGGCTGCGGATTGATGGGCGGCTCGTTCGCCCTGGCTCTCAAGAAAGCCGGCCTGGTCAAGCGCGTGGTGGGCTACAGCAAATCGCCCTCGACCACCGAGCGCGCCCGCCAGATGGGCGTGATCGACGTGGAGGCACCCTCCGCCCTGCTGGCGGCTGCCGGTGCCGATCTGGTGCTGCTGGCCGTGCCCGTGGCGGCCACCGAGGCCACGCTCAAGTCCATCAAGCATCTGGTCACGCCCCAGATGATGATCATGGACGTGGGCTCCACCAAGGTCGACGTGGTGCAGGCCGCGCGCTCGGCGCTGCGCGACCAGATCGGCAGCTTTGTGCCCGCCCACCCCATCACCGGCAAGGAAGTGGCCGGCGTGGAGCACGCCGATGTCAAGCTCTACCAGGGTGCCCAGGTCGTGCTGACCCCGACGGAGCGCACGCTGACCGCGCATCTGGCCAAGGCCCAGGCGCTGTGGCAGGCCCTGGGCTGCAAGGTCACGGCCATGTCGCCCGAAACCCATGACAGCGCACTCGCCACCGTCAGCCACCTGCCTCATCTGCTGGCATTTGCCATGATGCAAAGCGTGCTGAGCCAGCCCGGCGCCGACGATATGCTGGCGCTGGCCGGCCCCGGTTTCCGTGACTTCACCCGCATAGGCGCCGGCGACCCCAAGCTCTGGCGCGACGTGCTGCTGGCCAACCGCGATCAGGTGCTGGCCCAGTCTCGCCAGTTCCGCCAGGCACTGGAGCAGCTCGAAGGGCTGATGCAAGCCAACGATGGCCAGGGACTGCAGGATCGCCTGACCCTGGCCAGTGCCGCACGCGCCGAATGGACCATGGGCGGCAAGCGAGGCTCTTAA
- the pheA gene encoding prephenate dehydratase, whose translation MSQEPQASPELLSLRNQIDSLDRQLLELVNQRAHVAEQVGELKKKEGSAFFRPDRVAQVIEKIKSNNPGPLKGAHVAAIWREIMSACLALESPQRVAVLGPAGTFCEEAAIQYFGGAADLMYCNSFEEVFHATAAGSAQYGVVGVENSNEGVVTRSLDMFLHTPCHVVGEVSMLIRHNLMRTSNTLDGIEVVAAHPQALAQCQGWLSKHLPHAERRPVESNAEGARLAALHPNWAGIAGERAAQQFGLHIVSHAIQDDAYNRTRFAVICLPHTLATAAPSGSDCTSLVVSVPNTAGAVHDLLVPLKKHGVSMTRFESRPARTGQWEYYFYIDIEGHPAQANVAAALQELQGLCAFYKVLGTYPVSK comes from the coding sequence ATGAGCCAAGAACCCCAAGCCAGCCCCGAGCTGTTGTCGCTGCGCAACCAGATCGATTCCCTGGACCGCCAGTTGCTGGAGTTGGTCAACCAGCGCGCCCATGTGGCCGAGCAGGTGGGCGAGCTCAAGAAGAAGGAAGGCTCGGCCTTCTTCCGCCCGGACCGCGTGGCCCAGGTCATCGAGAAGATCAAGTCCAACAACCCCGGCCCGCTCAAGGGCGCGCATGTGGCCGCCATCTGGCGCGAGATCATGTCGGCCTGCCTGGCGCTGGAATCCCCCCAGCGCGTGGCCGTGCTCGGCCCGGCCGGCACCTTCTGCGAGGAAGCGGCGATCCAGTACTTCGGCGGCGCGGCCGACCTGATGTACTGCAACAGCTTCGAGGAAGTCTTTCACGCCACGGCCGCCGGCAGCGCCCAGTACGGCGTGGTGGGCGTGGAGAACTCCAACGAGGGCGTGGTCACGCGCTCGCTGGACATGTTTCTGCACACGCCCTGCCATGTGGTGGGCGAGGTCAGCATGCTGATCCGTCACAATCTGATGCGCACCAGCAACACGTTGGACGGCATCGAGGTGGTGGCGGCCCACCCCCAGGCTCTGGCCCAGTGTCAGGGCTGGCTGTCCAAGCATCTGCCCCATGCCGAACGCCGCCCCGTGGAGAGCAATGCCGAAGGCGCACGCCTGGCGGCCCTGCACCCCAACTGGGCCGGCATTGCCGGTGAGCGCGCTGCCCAGCAGTTCGGCCTGCACATCGTCAGCCATGCGATCCAGGACGATGCCTACAACCGTACCCGTTTTGCCGTCATCTGCCTGCCGCACACGCTGGCCACGGCCGCGCCCAGCGGCAGCGACTGCACCAGTCTGGTGGTCTCGGTGCCCAACACCGCAGGTGCCGTGCATGACCTGCTGGTGCCGCTGAAGAAGCATGGCGTCTCTATGACGCGCTTCGAGTCGCGCCCGGCCCGCACCGGCCAATGGGAGTATTACTTCTACATCGACATCGAAGGCCACCCGGCCCAGGCCAATGTGGCCGCCGCCCTGCAGGAGCTACAGGGCCTGTGCGCGTTCTACAAGGTGCTGGGCACCTACCCGGTGAGCAAGTGA
- the serC gene encoding 3-phosphoserine/phosphohydroxythreonine transaminase gives MNRPFNFSAGPAAIPEEVLQTAAAEMLDWHGSGMGVMEMSHRGKEFISIYEAAEADLRELLAVPAHFKILFMQGGGIAENAIVPMNLSRAGVVDFVVTGSWSQKSAKEAAKYASDANVAATAKDSNYTTIPAASSWNLSRGASYVHICSNETIHGVEFHELPDLQALGSDAPLVIDFSSHVASRSIDWSRVGLAFGGAQKNIGPAGLTIVIVREDLLGHALPVCPSAFDYKTVADNGSMYNTPPTWGIYMAGLTFQWLKRQTEGGLSGVAAMEARNIAKAKLFYDYVDQSSFYVNKVAANCRSRMNIPFFLHDESRNDAFLAGAKQAGLLQLKGHKSVGGMRASIYNAMPIEGVQALVDYMRDFEQRQA, from the coding sequence ATGAACCGCCCTTTTAACTTCTCCGCAGGCCCCGCCGCCATCCCTGAAGAAGTGCTGCAAACCGCAGCCGCCGAAATGCTGGACTGGCACGGCTCCGGCATGGGGGTGATGGAAATGAGCCACCGCGGCAAGGAATTCATCAGCATTTACGAAGCCGCCGAAGCCGATCTGCGCGAGCTGCTGGCCGTGCCCGCGCATTTCAAGATCCTGTTCATGCAGGGTGGCGGCATTGCCGAAAACGCCATCGTGCCCATGAACCTGTCGCGCGCCGGCGTGGTGGACTTTGTGGTGACCGGCAGCTGGAGCCAGAAATCAGCCAAGGAAGCCGCCAAGTACGCCAGCGACGCCAATGTGGCCGCCACCGCCAAGGACAGCAACTACACCACGATTCCCGCCGCCAGCAGCTGGAATCTGAGCCGTGGCGCCAGCTATGTGCATATCTGCAGCAACGAGACCATTCACGGCGTGGAGTTCCACGAGCTGCCCGACCTCCAGGCTCTGGGCTCGGATGCACCTCTGGTCATAGACTTCTCCTCGCATGTGGCCTCGCGCTCCATCGACTGGAGCCGCGTGGGCCTGGCCTTTGGCGGCGCGCAGAAGAACATCGGCCCCGCCGGCCTGACCATCGTCATCGTGCGCGAAGACCTGCTGGGCCATGCGCTGCCCGTCTGCCCCTCGGCGTTTGATTACAAAACCGTGGCCGACAACGGCAGCATGTACAACACGCCTCCCACCTGGGGCATCTACATGGCCGGCCTGACCTTCCAGTGGCTCAAGCGCCAGACCGAAGGCGGCCTCAGCGGCGTGGCAGCCATGGAAGCGCGCAACATCGCCAAGGCCAAGCTGTTCTATGACTATGTGGACCAGTCCTCGTTCTATGTGAACAAGGTGGCCGCGAACTGCCGCTCGCGCATGAACATCCCGTTCTTCCTTCATGATGAGTCGCGCAACGACGCTTTCCTGGCCGGCGCCAAACAGGCCGGTCTGCTGCAGCTCAAGGGCCACAAGTCCGTGGGCGGCATGCGCGCCAGCATCTACAACGCCATGCCCATCGAAGGCGTGCAGGCGCTGGTCGACTACATGCGTGACTTCGAGCAACGTCAGGCCTGA
- the gyrA gene encoding DNA gyrase subunit A, which yields MTQFAKETLPISLEEEMRRSYLDYAMSVIVGRALPDARDGLKPVHRRVLYAMHELNNDWNRPYKKSARIVGDVIGKYHPHGDSAVYDTIVRMAQDFSLRHMLVDGQGNFGSVDGDSAAAMRYTEIRLSKIAHEMLGDIDKETVDFGPNYDGSESEPLVLPSRLPNLLVNGSSGIAVGMATNIPPHNLNEVVDGCLHLLQNPEASIDELMEIIPAPDFPTAGIIYGINGVKEGYRTGRGRVVMRAKCHFEDIDKGQRQSIIVDELPYQVNKKTLQERMAELVHEKKIEGISHIQDESDKSGMRLVIELKRGEVPEVVLNNLYKLTQLQDTFGMNMVALVNGQPKLCNLKDLIQVFLEHRREVVTRRTVFELRKARDRGHVLEGLAVALANIDDFIAIIRNAPTPPVAKAALMEKSWDSKLVREMLTRTRTDGGVVNADDYRPEGLEVEFGMQQNGQYRLSETQAQEILQMRLQRLTGLEQDKIVAEYKDIMAVIEDLLDILAKPERVSIIIGEELNTVKAEFGQSKKGERRSTVEYSAQDLSTEDLITPTDMVVTLSHTGYIKSQPLSEYRSQKRGGRGKQATATKEDDWIDQLFIANTHDYLLCFSNRGRMYWLKVWEVPSGSRGSRGRPIVNMFPLQEGEKINVVLPLTGENRSFPEDHFVFMATSMGTVKKTALTEFSNPRKAGIIAVGLDEGDYLIGAALTDGKHDVMLFSDGGKAVRFDENDVRPMGRNARGVRGMNIEEHQNVIAMLVAEADDGTGNVVAGSQSVLTATENGYGKRTAISEYTRHGRGTKGMIAIQQSERNGKVVAATLVAPEDEIMLITDTGVLVRTRVAEIRELGRATQGVTLINLDAGAKLIGLQRIVENDANDSAGEDDEAEDSGSAGAEGAAESGDAS from the coding sequence ATGACCCAGTTTGCTAAAGAAACTCTGCCCATCAGCCTTGAAGAGGAGATGCGTCGCAGTTATCTCGATTACGCCATGAGCGTGATCGTGGGCCGGGCGCTTCCTGATGCGCGTGATGGCCTCAAGCCCGTGCACCGCCGCGTTCTGTACGCCATGCACGAACTCAATAACGACTGGAACCGCCCCTACAAGAAGTCGGCGCGTATTGTCGGTGACGTGATCGGTAAGTACCACCCTCACGGCGACAGCGCGGTCTACGACACCATCGTGCGTATGGCGCAGGACTTCTCGCTGCGCCACATGCTGGTCGATGGCCAGGGCAACTTCGGCTCGGTGGACGGCGACAGCGCCGCCGCCATGCGTTACACGGAAATCCGCCTCTCCAAGATCGCTCATGAAATGCTGGGCGACATCGACAAGGAGACCGTGGACTTCGGCCCCAACTACGACGGCTCCGAGAGCGAGCCGCTGGTGCTGCCAAGCCGCCTGCCCAATCTGCTGGTCAACGGCTCCTCGGGTATTGCCGTGGGTATGGCCACGAATATCCCGCCGCACAACCTCAATGAGGTAGTGGACGGCTGCCTGCATTTGCTGCAGAACCCCGAGGCTTCCATTGACGAGCTGATGGAGATCATTCCCGCGCCCGACTTCCCCACGGCCGGCATCATCTACGGCATCAACGGCGTCAAGGAAGGCTATCGCACCGGCCGTGGCCGCGTGGTGATGCGTGCCAAGTGCCACTTCGAGGACATCGACAAGGGCCAGCGCCAGTCCATCATCGTTGACGAGCTGCCCTACCAGGTCAACAAGAAGACGCTGCAGGAGCGCATGGCCGAGCTGGTGCACGAAAAGAAGATCGAGGGCATCAGCCATATCCAGGACGAGTCGGACAAGTCCGGCATGCGCCTGGTGATCGAATTGAAGCGCGGCGAAGTGCCCGAGGTGGTTCTCAACAACCTCTACAAGCTGACCCAGCTGCAAGACACCTTCGGCATGAACATGGTGGCCCTGGTCAACGGCCAGCCCAAGCTCTGCAACCTGAAGGATCTGATCCAGGTCTTCCTGGAGCACCGCCGCGAAGTGGTGACCCGCCGCACCGTGTTCGAGCTGCGCAAGGCGCGCGACCGCGGCCATGTGCTGGAAGGTCTGGCCGTCGCACTGGCCAATATCGACGACTTCATCGCCATCATCCGCAACGCTCCCACACCTCCCGTGGCCAAGGCCGCGCTGATGGAAAAATCCTGGGACAGCAAGCTGGTGCGCGAGATGCTCACCCGCACGCGCACCGACGGCGGTGTGGTCAATGCCGACGACTATCGCCCCGAGGGCCTGGAAGTCGAATTCGGCATGCAGCAAAACGGCCAGTACCGCCTGTCCGAAACCCAGGCCCAGGAAATTCTGCAGATGCGTCTGCAGCGCCTGACCGGCCTGGAGCAGGACAAGATCGTGGCCGAGTACAAGGACATCATGGCGGTCATCGAAGACCTGCTGGACATCCTGGCCAAGCCCGAGCGCGTCTCCATCATCATTGGCGAAGAACTCAACACCGTGAAGGCCGAGTTCGGTCAGTCCAAGAAGGGCGAGCGTCGTTCCACCGTGGAGTACAGCGCGCAAGACCTGTCCACCGAAGATCTGATCACACCCACCGACATGGTGGTGACGCTCTCGCACACCGGCTACATCAAGAGCCAGCCCCTGTCCGAGTACCGCTCGCAAAAGCGCGGCGGCCGCGGCAAGCAGGCCACGGCGACCAAGGAAGACGACTGGATCGACCAGCTCTTCATTGCCAACACGCACGACTATCTGCTGTGCTTCTCCAACCGCGGCCGCATGTACTGGCTCAAGGTCTGGGAAGTGCCATCGGGTTCGCGCGGCTCGCGTGGTCGCCCCATCGTCAACATGTTCCCGCTTCAGGAAGGCGAGAAGATCAACGTGGTGCTGCCGCTGACCGGCGAAAACCGCAGCTTCCCCGAAGATCACTTCGTCTTCATGGCCACCAGCATGGGCACCGTCAAGAAGACGGCACTGACCGAGTTCAGCAACCCGCGCAAGGCCGGCATCATTGCCGTGGGCCTTGACGAGGGCGACTACCTGATCGGCGCAGCGCTGACCGACGGCAAGCATGATGTGATGCTGTTCAGCGACGGCGGCAAGGCCGTGCGCTTTGACGAGAACGATGTGCGCCCCATGGGCCGCAATGCGCGCGGCGTGCGTGGCATGAACATCGAGGAGCATCAGAACGTGATCGCCATGCTGGTCGCCGAGGCCGACGACGGCACGGGCAATGTGGTGGCCGGCTCGCAAAGCGTGCTGACTGCCACCGAAAACGGCTACGGCAAGCGCACGGCCATCAGCGAATACACCCGCCACGGCCGCGGCACCAAGGGCATGATTGCAATCCAGCAGTCCGAGCGCAACGGCAAGGTCGTGGCCGCCACCCTGGTGGCGCCCGAGGACGAGATCATGCTGATCACCGACACCGGCGTGCTGGTACGCACGCGGGTTGCGGAGATCCGCGAACTGGGCCGCGCCACACAGGGCGTGACGCTGATCAATCTGGACGCAGGTGCCAAGCTCATTGGCCTGCAGCGCATCGTCGAAAATGATGCGAACGACAGTGCTGGCGAGGACGACGAAGCCGAAGACTCCGGCAGCGCCGGCGCCGAAGGCGCAGCCGAGTCCGGCGACGCCTCCTGA
- the ompA gene encoding outer membrane protein OmpA — protein sequence MKKLNKVAMLFASAALVTAAGAQVKAADGGKTIDNWQNGTSELVWKNGTNELCWRDANWTPATAAVDCDGALKAQVAAPAPAVVPPAPVAPQPAVASKVTYSADAFFDFDKSVLKPAGKAKLDDLTGKIKDINLEVIIAVGHTDSIGSDAYNQKLSVRRAEAVKAYLVSKGIEKSRVYTEGKGKKQPVADNKTAAGRAQNRRVEIEVVGTKAAQ from the coding sequence ATGAAGAAACTGAACAAAGTGGCGATGTTGTTTGCCTCTGCTGCCCTCGTGACAGCCGCTGGCGCACAAGTGAAGGCTGCTGACGGTGGCAAGACTATCGACAACTGGCAAAACGGCACCAGCGAACTGGTGTGGAAGAACGGCACGAACGAACTGTGCTGGCGCGATGCCAACTGGACTCCTGCTACTGCCGCTGTTGATTGCGACGGTGCTCTGAAGGCCCAGGTTGCTGCTCCCGCTCCCGCCGTTGTGCCTCCCGCTCCTGTGGCTCCCCAGCCTGCAGTGGCATCTAAGGTTACCTACTCTGCTGACGCTTTCTTCGACTTCGACAAGTCCGTGCTGAAGCCCGCAGGCAAGGCTAAGCTGGATGACCTGACCGGCAAGATCAAGGACATCAACCTGGAAGTCATCATCGCCGTGGGTCACACTGACTCCATCGGTTCCGATGCTTACAACCAGAAGCTGTCGGTGCGTCGCGCTGAAGCTGTGAAGGCTTATCTGGTGTCCAAGGGCATCGAAAAGAGCCGCGTGTACACCGAAGGCAAGGGCAAGAAGCAACCCGTGGCAGACAACAAGACTGCTGCTGGCCGCGCTCAAAACCGTCGCGTGGAAATCGAAGTTGTGGGCACCAAGGCTGCTCAGTAA